A portion of the Colias croceus chromosome 25, ilColCroc2.1 genome contains these proteins:
- the LOC123703248 gene encoding 40S ribosomal protein S11 isoform X2 — protein sequence MADQTEKAFQKQVTVFLNRKGGLKRKDMRHHKNVGLGFKTPREAIEGTYIDKKCPFTGNVSIRGRILTGVVQKMKMQRTIVIRRDYLHYLPKYNRFEKRHRNMSVHLSPCFRDVELGDIVTIGECRPLSKTVRFNVLKVSKGKGSKKSFKKF from the exons ATGGCGGATCAG ACAGAGAAAGCGTTTCAGAAACAGGTTACGGTGTTCCTGAACCGTAAGGGAGGTCTGAAGAGGAAGGACATGCGGCATCATAAGAATGTCGGTCTGGGTTTCAAGACACCGAGAGAG GCGATTGAAGGCACATACATTGACAAGAAGTGTCCCTTCACCGGCAACGTCTCGATTCGTGGTCGTATCCTCACCGGAGTGGTCCAGAAGATGAAGATGCAAAGGACCATCGTCATCAGACGTGACTATCTCCACTACCTTCCAAAGTACAACAGATTCGAGAAGAGACACAGGAATATGTCTGTTCATTTATCGCCTTGCTTCAG aGATGTGGAGCTAGGAGACATTGTCACCATTGGAGAATGCAGGCCTCTATCAAAGACTGTGCGATTCAATGTATTGAAGGTCTCCAAAGGCAAGGGATCCAAGAAgtcgtttaaaaaattctaa
- the LOC123703248 gene encoding 40S ribosomal protein S11 isoform X1 — protein sequence MADQTERSFQKQPTVFLNRKKGIGVKRSRKPLRYHKDVGLGFKTPREAIEGTYIDKKCPFTGNVSIRGRILTGVVQKMKMQRTIVIRRDYLHYLPKYNRFEKRHRNMSVHLSPCFRDVELGDIVTIGECRPLSKTVRFNVLKVSKGKGSKKSFKKF from the exons ATGGCGGATCAG ACCGAACGTTCCTTCCAAAAACAACCAACGGTGTTCTTGAACCGTAAAAAAGGGATCGGTGTGAAACGTAGCCGTAAGCCTTTGAGATACCACAAAGATGTGGGGCTCGGTTTCAAAACACCACGAGAG GCGATTGAAGGCACATACATTGACAAGAAGTGTCCCTTCACCGGCAACGTCTCGATTCGTGGTCGTATCCTCACCGGAGTGGTCCAGAAGATGAAGATGCAAAGGACCATCGTCATCAGACGTGACTATCTCCACTACCTTCCAAAGTACAACAGATTCGAGAAGAGACACAGGAATATGTCTGTTCATTTATCGCCTTGCTTCAG aGATGTGGAGCTAGGAGACATTGTCACCATTGGAGAATGCAGGCCTCTATCAAAGACTGTGCGATTCAATGTATTGAAGGTCTCCAAAGGCAAGGGATCCAAGAAgtcgtttaaaaaattctaa
- the LOC123703190 gene encoding MIP18 family protein galla-1 — translation MLSFFSKLSLSNSQKPPEEVATPAYMDKSATLEELGYKDNNELRETIYDFLRTIRDPEKPSTLEDLKVVYEEGIFIKESTEDNVPVLRVEFNPTVPHCSLATLIGLCIRIKIQRSLHHPVKLDIFIKKGAHTTEDEINKQINDKERIAAAMENPNLRNLVESCIADEE, via the exons ATGTTATCGTTCTTTTCAAAGCTTTCATTAAGCAACTCGCAGAAGCCGCCGGAGGAAGTCGCTACGCCCGCTTATATGGACAAAAGTGCAACATTAGAGGAACTTGGGTACAAGGACAATAATGAGTTGAGAGAGACGATTTATG ACTTTTTGCGGACGATACGGGACCCGGAGAAGCCTAGTACTTTGGAGGACCTGAAAGTCGTCTATGAAGAAGGAATTTTCATCAAGGAGTCAACGGAGGACAATGTTCCCGTGTTGAGAGTAGAGTTTAATCCTACCGTTCCCCACTGTTCCTTGGCTACGCTAATTGGACTCTGTATTAGAATAAAGATACAGCGATCGCTTCATCATCCTGTCAAACTGGATATTTTCATCAAGAAAGGAGCACATACTACTGAAGATGAAA tcaACAAGCAGATCAACGACAAAGAGAGGATTGCAGCTGCAATGGAGAACCCAAATCTCCGGAACCTCGTAGAAAGCTGCATAGCTGATGAAGAATAA
- the LOC123703189 gene encoding autophagy-related protein 13 homolog, with product MAPDAAFSNISDKNEFTKFTKFLAYKGVQVIVESRKGIKIEPNTKPHSSDTDWFNLQIPDSPEVNQATKNALPSDRILETIRSHLNVEISVQTEDGDEMVLELWTLGLDETQFDTTLKAMNTVYFRMGILLKSLITITRITPAYHLSRKQRTESFTIFYRVYSGEPKLKALGDSVKKVQAGMLKTPLGGLGFTVSYRTNFSISPNRSEKNKTLLLKSDHFELSPKHVIFETKKKKEPKSPQPVDLNKPLRLAAFVDEILVEQAIREFLEKIPIPKCRVRPRVTLMVEDKPECKSTQELDMSVISKSPTSLEMPPKRFPGFRSEHEPPLKLLCFPFADNHPIRELAEFYKDFFNAPHLKLSDYSTAFKEEKVEMTTEDFSEDLAKHESSLIEFDRLVDDMCRSAEWSGN from the coding sequence ATGGCGCCGGACGCAGCGTTCTCAAATATTAGCGATAAAAATGAATTCACTAAGTTCACTAAGTTCTTAGCCTATAAGGGGGTGCAAGTCATCGTCGAGTCGCGCAAAGGTATCAAGATCGAACCGAATACAAAACCACATTCATCAGACACGGACTGGTTTAATCTTCAAATACCAGACTCCCCTGAAGTGAACCAAGCGACGAAAAATGCGCTTCCTTCAGATAGAATTCTAGAAACAATCCGATCACATCTTAATGTCGAAATATCCGTGCAAACTGAAGATGGCGATGAAATGGTCCTCGAGTTGTGGACGCTAGGTCTAGATGAAACTCAGTTTGATACGACTTTGAAAGCTATGAATACAGTTTATTTCAGAATGGGAATATTATTGAAGTCCCTCATCACTATTACGAGGATAACCCCCGCGTATCATTTATCAAGAAAACAACGGACAGAATCGTTTACGATTTTCTATAGAGTATATAGCGGTGAGCCGAAGCTAAAAGCATTAGGTGATTCTGTAAAGAAAGTTCAAGCTGGCATGCTTAAAACACCACTTGGCGGGCTTGGCTTCACCGTATCCTACCGAACTAACTTTTCCATATCACCAAATAGATCAgagaaaaacaaaacactGTTATTGAAAAGTGATCACTTTGAACTGAGCCCAAAACACGTAATCTTCGAAACGAAAAAGAAAAAGGAACCAAAATCACCACAACCCGTAGACCTGAATAAGCCGCTTAGATTGGCAGCTTTTGTTGATGAAATACTTGTTGAACAAGCGATAAGAGAATTTCTAGAGAAAATACCGATACCAAAATGCAGAGTTAGACCGCGGGTCACATTGATGGTTGAAGATAAACCCGAATGTAAGAGCACTCAGGAATTAGACATGAGTGTTATTTCAAAGAGTCCAACATCACTAGAAATGCCGCCTAAAAGATTCCCTGGATTCAGGAGTGAACATGAACCGCCGTTAAAGTTGCTTTGCTTTCCCTTCGCTGATAACCATCCCATACGCGAATTGGCAGAATTTTACAAAGACTTTTTTAACGCGCcacatttaaaactatcagATTATAGCACAGCGTTTAAGGAAGAAAAAGTAGAAATGACTACGGAAGATTTTTCTGAAGATCTCGCGAAACATGAAAGTTCTCTTATCGAATTTGATAGATTGGTCGATGACATGTGCAGGTCGGCTGAATGGAGTGGAAACTGA